CTGTCGACTCGCACAGGGAATCGAAGGAATCGCGTGCTTGTGTAGAATCCGACCTTTCGTGGACTCACAAGAAGTTCATCGCGAAGTGGTCCGAACAAATCTGAACTTTGAACTTGCAAAACCGTCTTCATCGCCACTTCGCGGGGCATTTATCCATAGTCTCTGGCAGATAGAGTCCTTTGGGAACTTGCGTTTGGAAATCCGTCCCGTGTCCCGTGTCGTtatttttgacgaagaacttcgtcttagggctctatacagggtagcaatccaaaatttcgcgaagcgaaatgaaaccgaaaaatgaaacgccttccccaagcagaggggaaaatcacagaagcagcgcggccgacggttttgatataaatataaacgccactccctccacagcattagtttagtcggtggtctaccaccgaagcgagagaagctcagctcttctcgcgagcgccagccttctcgcttccctacaaaaccacgggaaatttgaaggctggcttcagtcggtggtctaccaccgaagcgagaggagctcagctcctctcgcaagccTTCTCGCTTCCCTAAaaaaccacgggaaatttgaaggctggcttcagtTGGTGGTCTACCACCACCAGGTGGCGTCTTCAGGAACTAGCTTAGCTCCTCTCGAAAGCGCCACCAGGTGGCGTTTCAGGAACTGGCCTTCCCGCTTCCCTATAAAAAAAGCAAGCGCCTCAAGGTGATGCCTTCTCTAAATACCACCTAGCCTTCCTCacataatgttaaaaaatcaagaattcagCTAAATGTTTCTTTATTCGTTCTTCGTCATATTGGTTATGCCTGTTacattaccactgcaccttttttcatggaaatcatttctagagttttttttgattaggtcctataaacatatgaaagacaatagcttataggtccttttcaaaaaaaagtctggatttcaacattatgaaattatgcCTTTTTTACCAGgcggtttgtttattttcaaattttgacatcaaatgcgttcttcatcttctttgttgtcttcatgttcgcgtcgaattaggtttcataaacatggccgTCGTGACAGAGGGCTGGTTTAAACACCCttgcaaaaatatcaaagaaaaaaatgctgaaCAAGTAATTTTTTCACCATAAATCCTCGAACCTCGCGAACTGAAATAATGAGTAAAATTTACTCTTTTCCAACACTCTACGCAACCATCCCACCCCTGCACTTATCGTTTTGTTGCTctccactttcttcttcttcgcgCCGagagtttctttttgtttacgcgCATGTTTTCTGTCAGATTTCGATCGCTGTCACTCTCCAATCACGTCATCGATTTTTCATGGCCTGATGATAGTGCAGCAGCAGCCGCGGAGTGAAAACTGCAAATTTCAAGACGAAAAACGATTCTTTTAAAATTACGCTGCTCAAAAGTGGTGAAAAGGTGTGATTTTTGTCTGTTTGTAACCCCAGTTTAGTCGCCACCAGCGAAAATGGCTTCGTGGGAAATTCACGATGACATGAACTTGTAAGTTTCGGCCACTTTTTTTGCGGAGAAGATTTTTCTTTCATGTTTTTGTGTGTTCTAAATTTCAGCTACATCACTGCCAACAAGTTCTTCATAGAACCGAACGGGAAGAGCGAGGTGCTGATCATCGACCGGGTCAGCCGGGAGGCGTCGGTGCAGGTGAAGACGAACCAGCTGCCGCACGGCGTTCCGATCCGGAAGGTTTGCGGCGTGCTGGGCGCGATCAAGCTGATCAGCGGGTTCCACCTGGTCGTCGTGACGCACCGGATCTTTGTGGGGATCGTTAATTCGCAGGCCATTTGGCGGCTGGCCGGCTTCGACATCATTCCGTACGTGCCGTCGTTGACGCACTTGAGCGAGACCCAGAAGGTGCAGAATGGGGTGTATTTGGCCATGATCCGGCAGGTGCTGGACACGCCGTATTACTACTTTTCCTACACGTACGACGTGACACACACGCTCCAGCGGCTGCACTCGATGCCGCCGGATTTCATGCAGACGGGGTTGTACGAGCGGGCGGATTCGCGGTTCGTGTGGAATGGGTTCATGCTGAAGCAGTTTCACCGGCCGGAAGTAAGGCAGTACTGTTTGCCAATCATTCTTGGGTTCGTGTCGATCAACGATGCCATGGTCAATGGGCACGCCTTCCAGTGGATCATCATGACGAGGAGGTCGGTTCATCGGGCTGGGACGAGGTTGTTTTGCCGTGGAATTGACCAGACGGGGAACGTGGCGAATTACGTCGAGACGGAGCAGATTATCGACGTGCGCGGGGATAAAGTTTCGTTCGTGCAGACGCGTGGAAGCATTCCGCTGTTTTGGCGCCAAACGCCGAACCTCAAGTACAAGCCGCCGCCGGAGTTGGTTCCGGGTCGGGACCATTTGATCGCTTGCTCGAAGCATTTGGACTCGCAGCTTATCCACTACGGCCGGCAGGTGCTGGTCAACTTGATTGACCATCGTGGCGCGGAAGACGTGCTGGAGAAGGCGTTCGCGACGACCATTTCGACGCTGGCCAATCCGAACGTCCGGTACGAGTCGTACGACTTCCACGCCGAGTGCCGGAAGATGCGCTACGACAAGCTGCACAACCTGATCGCTCGACTCGCCCACGAGCAGGACGAGTTCGGTGTGTTTCATCTGCGCCGGGACGGAGTCCTGCTCTCGTCCCAAGACGGCGTCTTCCGGACCAACTGTATCGATTGCCTGGACCGGACCAACGTCGTCCAAAGCATGCTGGCCAAGCGCAGTCTCGAGCAGGCGTTGATGCGCCTCGGCGTCCTGACCAGCGGCCAAAAGATCGACCCCTCGTCCGCCTTCGAGTGGCTCTTCAAGGGCGTTTGGGCCGACAATGCCGACCTCGTCTCAACCCAGTACTCCGGAACCGGTGCGCTGAAGACCGACTTCACCCGCACCGGCAAACGCACCAAAATGGGCCTCCTCCAGGACGGCGCCAACTCCCTGACCCGATACTACAAGAACAACTTCAACGACGGATTCCGGCAGGACGCGATCGACCTCTTCCTCGGAAGTTACACCGTCCAGGACGGCGAAGGTCTCACCCTTCCGTGCCCCCTCGTCATCCAAAAGGGCTGGAAGTACGGAACGTTCCCCGTGGTCCTGCTCTTCGCGTTCGCAATGTTCTTCGCGTCCGTTGTCTACCCCCAGGAAAAGTACAACACGGAACACCTGCTGTTCATCCTGTTCTGGGGCTCGATGGTGGGCGTGACCGGGGCCGGCATCCTGAAATACGGCGTCGAGTTTGTCGACTGGCCGAAGCTGCTGCCGCAGGCGACGCGCTCCAAGATGGACGCCTGACGGCGGTGGAACTAATTTTATTATGCGAACTTTATTTCCGGGGCCGGTTTTCCTTGTttgtacataaatataacttgAGGTATTGAGACAAACAGTTGATGCGCGATTGCACCGTATATTTAAACTTTCTTCCCGTTTCACCATTTTAAAATCGTCGACACTTTGGTAGAgcgaacaaaacaaaataaataatcgATCAGCAAAGTAGGCTGTGGCTAGGACAAATTGGATGCACTCCTTTGCAATAAGTACAGGAAActattaaatttcaataaaggcAACTTATTCCATGGCATCCTGTGcctgtttgttttgaatattgtgaaaattccattttaaatattctacgattttttagaataatataaatttataagcaaactttattttttaataatcaacgaatcatctctgcggttaACTTTGCACAGTGGGCTTGGCCAGGCCGCATTCACCATTGAATCTAGCGAATAGACCTTATAAGAATAAGGTTAGATGAGCCAATGAGTAaagtatttttaacaaaaaaaaaacaagattttatgCATCACTGATCAAATTGAATTGGAGGCAGTAAACATCATtcaatagttttcaagaaatttcaatttgaagtaaaaattaAGCGGTGCTCTGGTAGTTTATGTAAAACAAACcgtatatatttttgaatagggCCATCAACAAATGCCGTAGCATCTTTTCTTAGCATTTCAAACCATTTCAAACTATTCAAATTtcctatttcaatttttttagaatttcacatttttatatttttttggagatttcgaatttttgactttttttgcatattagaaaatttggaatattcgaattttggcatttttgaaaatttagaaattcacaATTTTACATGTTCTAAATCTTACATGCTAACAATTTTAATGTcttgaataaaattgaaaacttttcgattttacagcttttagaattttaaaatttgacaattttagcttttagaattacaaaaaaaaaatgaatttagattttatttttttaatatttgaatttaaaaaataaagaattttagaatcctacatttcaaaaataagaaactttaaatttctgaattaaaaaaaaaatattgaaatttcagaattttgttttttttttttgcggagcgAGGTGGGACAGCTAGGATCAAGTCTGTCCAAGCTGtgtcaaaaaaaggtaaaaactttaaatttctgaattcctcaaaattttgaaaatttaaatttctgaattttgaaattttaaattataaaatttcagagtttttaaaattctaggaCTTTTTAATTGTTGCatattagaaatttagaattttggcattttagaaatttagaatttcacaattttacatgTTTCAAATGCTAACAATTTTAATGTCTGagataaaatataaaactgttgaaaattttgattttaaagctataagaatttcaaaattttgcaatttcagcttttaaaactacaaaaacaatcaatacatttttgaattttaaatttttagtgtttaaatgaataaaattatagaagttcaaattttagaatcctagatttgaaaaaaaaattaaaattttagataattcagatttcagaatttttcaaatttaagaatattcaaatcttagaactttgagatttttgaattttaaaattttataattaaagaatttttaaattttagaatttttcgattttttaatacaagaaatttagaattttaaagcattttaaaattttacaattttacaagttcaaaatttttaaagtttgacataaaatttaaaattgttgaaaatcctgatttaaaaaatttttgaatttaattttttttcaattgcttgATTTAAGCTttagaattaaaatttaaaaatatataaattttagaattgtaaaatataataatattaaaattttagaaagtaTTTCAAGATTtgataattataaaatttatcatagaatttcaatttttttgaattttataatcttagtcagtccaagtccggttgtgTCAAGGAAAGGTAGAAaccttaaatttctgaatttttaaaaattttgaatattaaaatttcagaattttgaaattttaggttttataaattttgaaattttagagttttaaaattctggaatttttaaaatttagaattttagcattttagaaatttagaatttaaccATTTTACATGTTTCAAATGCTAACAATTTTAATGTCTGagataaaatataaaactgttgaaaattttgattaaagaactataagaattttaaaattttgcaattttacaaaaacaatcaataatttttttacaaaaacaatcaataaatttttaaattttgaatttttagtgtttcaatctaaaaataatagaatttaaaattttataatactagatttgaaaaaaaaaataaaattttaaaatttaaaaaaattcagattttagaatttttaaaatttgacaaaaatcaaatttcagaatttttaaaattttagaaaatttatatcttAGAATTTCgagattttacaattttgaaattttatggtttaagaattttgaattttagaactttagaattttaggattcagcattttagaattttacaagtttacatgttcaaaattttaaagtttgagataaaatataaaactgttaaaaatcccgatttgaaattgtcaattgtttaatttaagctttagaattaaaaatgaaaaaaatatataaattttagaattgtaaaacctaacaatattaaaattttagatttaagaTATTCTAGATTTgagaatcataaaattttacagtctTAGAATCatagaatttgatttttttttgaattttataatcttagaatttcacaattttggaattttagacaataagtattttagtattatagagggagcggccgtggctgactggttacggtgttcgctttctaagcgaatggtcctgggttcgattcccatctgctcccaacgagaaagtataggaaatattaatcttgaaactctgaacatgaacgaaaaatcaaagtcgcccgagtcggggttcgatcccccgtcctttggattggtaagcaaaaatgctaaccactaggccatcacggcttggtgagcaacgtctggaattaggaatactgttactatcaaactatatacgcgctgggtccttgtccatttgacaagggttcggaagttctaaataacgtttgaacccgattggtgcaaacgttcttcagggcggggcttgtcgataaaagctgagggacctcgcgctcggctagccagcgtagaaatgggtcaccgaagctcggcagagctaacaccttccaaacgcctatgcgagttatttgcatgtatagaatgtagatctaaaaaatacatggaaacaactcaatttgtaagaagcgaccgcgtggtcccgtttggttggttgcacacacacacacacataagtattttagtattatagaattttagaccattaaaatttttaaattttctggatttcagatttttttgaattcaagaattttagaaaGATAAGGTTTTAGTTTGCTCTACATCGAGATAATGTCAGCTCTACAAGTAATTACGTTTAATTACTTGTAAGGTTTTAgttattttgcaaacaaaaaattgttttctcatttattttttgtttatctttttgcgttttattttttccaaaataaaaattaattgaagtttttttataaCTCTCCAAAAATCAAATGACAATTTCTCTAAAAATGTCTAAAGTGTTCCtagccaaagaaaaaaaaagttttctaccACCTGGCAGAAGACCCACACCTATCTTAGTGTCACCTCTTCGCTGCAATTAGTCACAACGGGCGGCGACCaaccaatttgtcaatttgcatAAACTCATAATCGCTGCTTCGCTTGGTTCGCATCGCTCAAATGCCAAGAGCCGCAACCACGCAACGCGCTGCATCGCGGAGAGGTGCGATTTTCAACTCATCAATAAAAGTATGCACTTTACTGCCTTCTtcataacctttttttttgcgccATTGTTCTCCACTAATTTGACGTTTTTGCAAATGTTTGAAACGCCGCCCATCTGTTCGGCTGGCAACACTGatcaaaactcataaaaattgctttaaatctgaaaatttagCAGTTTTCATGCGTGCTCACATCTGAACAAGCTTCAAACAAAATATCacctgaaaattttgaaaattgcgcGAGTTTAAACCTTTTAAAATTGCGAAGTGACCAAGAAATGCACCTGTCAAACGGAAAAGCAATATGGCGGGGAGCCACCCATCCACAATTGTTTTCCGcttgaagaaaaaaacgaagttgactttatagctgtcggccaccattgctagtaccaaccactagtgtcttccttttatctacaaggacttcgccgccctgggctcctaagtgtatgaaagtatggcacggagcgacggcgccgaatacccatatttacacaaagaattttagagcgcccgccgcgggattcgaaccggcgacctctggattgtgagtccagcgcgcggtccgattgatccacacgggcgggactaagAAGGCCGAAGAAATGAAGCCATTTGCGCCCAAAGGTCAGACAGTTATTACCTGTACAATTTCTTCTTCTCATTTGgccggaggaggaggaggaggaggaggaccaGACAGAAGCAAATTACCGATGGCTGGGCGGTCGACGGGTAATATGATCCAAAGCTCGTCACCGAGCTTTGTCAGTTTTTGCAACCGCAAGGCGGATAAGTGAGAAGTTAATCAGCCCCGCGTATTGAACAACGGCACGGAAAGTTGCAATTTGAGAGAAATCTCATAAATTGACAACCCTTTTGAGGAGCTGTCAAAATAATGCACGTTAAAAGAATATTATACAAGAGAAAATTATGtttgttcaaaacaattttattttcaattaaagtgTGCATTTGACAGTTTGagtttgacaaatcagaatttgacaatttaaaaattgtttccgTGCACTGTAACAATAACACAATATTGCCATGGTAACGCACGTGGCGCACTTGAGCCTGACCAGGGGTAGTCCGTCTTCCTGGATACGTGCCGGGTCAGTTACGACGGGTGTgacctctctctctcgctccttCTTCTTTCTCTCAAGTTGTGTTAAGATGTGTGTGCGATCGAAATGGGTGCCCTTTATGCAACAAGAATGGCGTAACACAACAACGCAACATCAATCGAGCCAATTCCAGAAGAAGCTGGGGAAAGTTATGCAAGACCGAGGTCACTTTCGCTGACGTCGTTCTTCATCGGTTATGATTGGAGCAAGAATAATggggaaaaaaaagcaaagcagtcTGGTGGTGTCAAATGACAAATCAGCGCCAACTAGATGAAACCAGAAGGATGCTCCCATCAAGATTCCAAGTCGGTGTCAGATTATGAAACGTCAAACTCTCACtcccaaaaatgaaaacaaacagcGATCTAACCATCTCATAATTACAGGTTGTTACAGAAGACTCTCGTTTAACTAAAAACACACTTTTAAGCATGGCCTGCTCGCGCGCACCACCACAGTTGGTCAAAACGGCCAAATATTTAATAATCTGGCCCATCCCTTTCAGCGCGGCAGCAGTACTAGTAGGCCTTGGAAAATCGTCGGTCGTTTTAACCCAGTaggtaaacaaaattaaatcgtGTGTAATTGATGTCTAACTGAGCGGTAATGGGCCCAAAATGGGATGTTACACAGGTCTCGGCACACTCCGCGGAGTTCGGCGGTTATCGGCGAAACTCGATCTTTCTACCACTTTTCGGGAAGGCCTTAGGCGTCCGAAGGCATTaagcttcaaaaatcttttcaatagccttatttacatcaaaattgacacaattgccaaaattgtcaaaattgttaaatttgacataattgtcaaagttgtcaaaattgaaaaaaaggtcaaatttgtataaattattccaaatgtcaaaaatgtcacaaTTGTCATTTTCTTTCAACATtgacaaaactgtcaaaataaccccaattttcaaaatagtaaaaaaaaaattgaattgtcacaattataaaaattgtccaaatttgacaaaattgtaaaaaatgaccaaaattgtaaaaaatgtccaaaattgtcaaaattgtaaaactgtcaaaattgtcaaaattgacaaaattgttaacattgtcaaaatcgtcaaaattgtcaaaattgtcaaacctgacaaaactgacaaaattgtcaaaattgacaaaattgtctaaattgacaaaattgtcaagattgacaaaattgtcgaaactgacaaaattgtcaaaattgaaaaaaaatgtcaaaaaagttatattgtcaaaattgtcaaaaatgtcatgattgtcaaaactgacaaaattgtcaaaattgacaaaattgtcaaaactgactgaaaattaaaaaaaaaacaaaattgttcaattgtcaaaattatcaaaattgtcaaatttgccgaaattgtcaaaattttaaaaattgtcaaaaatgtcaaaactgacaaatgacaaaattgccaaattaaaaaaattgtcaaaattgtcaccgttgtcaaaattgtcaaaaatgacaaaaatttctaaactgtcaaaattgtcaaaattgcccaatttgtcaaaattgtcaatattgttaaaattgtccagattgtcaaaatagtcaaaactgtcaaaatagtcaaaactgtcaaaatagtcaaaactgtcaaaatggtgaaaattgtcgaaattgtcaaattgtcgaaattgtcaaaactgacaaaattgtcataattgtcgaaactgacaaaattgtcaaattgtcaaaattgtaaaatttgtcaaaatttacaatattgtaaaacttgtaaaaaatgtaaaaaatgtcaaaattgtcaaaaataaaaaaaaattggccatatgatcaaaaatgttaaaaaattggcaaaatgatcaaaactgtcaaaatttgcaaaattatcataaactgtcaaatttatcaaaacttgtcaaatttgtcaaaacttgacaaatttgacaaaaatagtaaaattgacaaaaattacaaaatttaaaaatgcaaaattgtcaaaatagtaaaattgtcaaaattgtcaaaattgtcaatgttttcaaaattgtcaaaattgtcaaatttgtcaaaattgacaaaattgacgaaattatcaaaattgacaaaaatgacaaaatgtcaaaattgtcaaaattgtagaaattgtcaatgttgtcaaaattgtcaaagatgtcaaaattgacaaaattttctaaattgtcaaaattgtcacaattgcccaatttgtcaaaattgtcaatattgttaaaattgtccagattgtcaaaattgtcaaaactgtcaaattggtgaaaattgtcgaaattgtcaaattgtcgaaattgtcaaaactgacaaaattgtcataattgtcgaaactgtcaaaattgtcaaaactgtcaaattggtgaaaattgtcgaaattgtcaaaactgacaaaattgtcaaattgtcaaaaatgtaaaatttctcaaaattatcaaaattgtcaaaattgacaaaattgtaaaCCTTgtacaaaatgtaaaaactgtcaaatttgtcaaaaact
This is a stretch of genomic DNA from Culex pipiens pallens isolate TS chromosome 1, TS_CPP_V2, whole genome shotgun sequence. It encodes these proteins:
- the LOC120415052 gene encoding phosphatidylinositol-3-phosphatase SAC1, whose protein sequence is MASWEIHDDMNFYITANKFFIEPNGKSEVLIIDRVSREASVQVKTNQLPHGVPIRKVCGVLGAIKLISGFHLVVVTHRIFVGIVNSQAIWRLAGFDIIPYVPSLTHLSETQKVQNGVYLAMIRQVLDTPYYYFSYTYDVTHTLQRLHSMPPDFMQTGLYERADSRFVWNGFMLKQFHRPEVRQYCLPIILGFVSINDAMVNGHAFQWIIMTRRSVHRAGTRLFCRGIDQTGNVANYVETEQIIDVRGDKVSFVQTRGSIPLFWRQTPNLKYKPPPELVPGRDHLIACSKHLDSQLIHYGRQVLVNLIDHRGAEDVLEKAFATTISTLANPNVRYESYDFHAECRKMRYDKLHNLIARLAHEQDEFGVFHLRRDGVLLSSQDGVFRTNCIDCLDRTNVVQSMLAKRSLEQALMRLGVLTSGQKIDPSSAFEWLFKGVWADNADLVSTQYSGTGALKTDFTRTGKRTKMGLLQDGANSLTRYYKNNFNDGFRQDAIDLFLGSYTVQDGEGLTLPCPLVIQKGWKYGTFPVVLLFAFAMFFASVVYPQEKYNTEHLLFILFWGSMVGVTGAGILKYGVEFVDWPKLLPQATRSKMDA